From Microbacterium sp. LWH7-1.2:
AGAAGGTGCTCTGAGAAGCTGAGCCGAGTCGCCGCGAGCCCTGAGGGCTCGCGGCGACTCGGCTCCCTACACGGAATCTCCTGGCGATCCGGCGCCGCCCGCGCGAGCGGCTCATTGCCCGGGCGGCGCGCAGGGTCGACTGACCGGGCGCCCCAGGAGTTCCGTGACTCGAACCCGACGATGGCGTGCAAGTAGCAGCGAAAGCAGGGAAGCACATGACGGCACTCGAAACAGATGTCGTGGTCGTCGGCGTCGGCTCGATCGGAAGCATGGCGAGTTGGCAGCTCGCGTCCCGCGGCCTGCGAGTCATCGGCGTGGACAGATTCTCGATCCCTGGTCCCTTCTCCGCGTATGGGGGGGAATCGCGCATCTTCCGGAAGGTCTACGTGGAAGGCGCGCACTACACGCCGCTCCTTCAGAGGTCAGAGGAACTGTGGCGCGATCTCGAGCGGACCAGCGGAACCCGGTTGCTCGAGACCGACGGCGCCGTCACGATTTACGACGAGCACAATCCGAAGCTGGCGACACTGATCGCAGCCGCGCAGGAGCATGGGCTCGAGTTCGAGCTGCTCAGGGGTGATGAGGCAAGGTCGCGGTATCCCGAACAAGTGATCAGGGACACGGATGTCACGGTCTTCGATCCCGGGGGCGGTTACCTCAGATCCGAGCGGGCCGTGACGGCCGCACTCGTGGAAGCCGCACGGCTCGGCGCCGAATTCCTCGGGAGCCGCACGGCGCACAGCGTCGAGGCGTACGGGGACCGGTACCTCGTCCGGACGGATCATGAGGAGATCATCGCCTCTCGCGTGGTCATCTCGCCGGGCAACGGTGCCCGCGCGGTCTGCAGGGAACTCGGTGTGCACCTCTCCGTCCTGCCGCAGGTCCTGACTTGGTTCCCCGCCGTGGACCCGTCGCGGCTCCGCTCGCACATGCCCGTCTTCCTCAGGAGGGCCGAGGAGGACGGCAGGCCGGACCAGGCCAGGTTCTACGGCTTCCCGACCGCAGACGGTTGGACGATGAAGGTCGTGGGGAGCGTCTACATGGACGAAGCGGTGTCGATGGAGACGCCGCCCACCTGGGATCCGGGCTTCCTGGACTCCATCCGGGCCTGGGTCCGGGAGTTCCTTCCAGGGCTCATCCCCGACCCGGTCCGCGTCGCCACCTGCGCCGATGGGCACTCGCCGGACGCGACCGGGCTGTTCGGAACGGTGCCTGGAATGGACGGCGTCGTCGCGGCAGCCGGGTTCTCCGGCCACGGCTTCAAGATGGCCTCCGCACTCGGTGCCATCGCTACCGACCTCGTGCTCACGGGCACGACGGCCACCGACGTCGAGTTCATGAACCCCGCCAGGTTCCTCGGACCCGACGCGCGACTCACGTCGTTGGCACTGAGCTGAGCGCAGCGCCGAACCCGAGCCCCAGCAGGCGCAACCCCAATTGAAAGGACAGAAATGATGACGACCACGAACTTCCGACCGAAGTACGTCTCCTTCGACTGCTACGGCACGTTGATCAACTGGAATACCGATCCCACCACGCGTCGACTGCTCGACGGGCGCCTGCCCGAAGACCAATGGCCAGCGTTCAAGAAAGTGTTCCGCGGGTATCGGTTCGACGAGGTCACCGGCGACTACAGGCCCTACGAGCAGATCCTCCAGGACTCCTTCGACCGCGTCTGCCGGTTCTGGGGCCTGGACCCGACCCCGGGCGCCGGCGCGGCGTTGGCTGAGGCGGTGCGCAGTGGGGGTGCCCACGACGACGTGCCCGTTCCGCTCAAGCGCATGGGCG
This genomic window contains:
- the solA gene encoding N-methyl-L-tryptophan oxidase encodes the protein MTALETDVVVVGVGSIGSMASWQLASRGLRVIGVDRFSIPGPFSAYGGESRIFRKVYVEGAHYTPLLQRSEELWRDLERTSGTRLLETDGAVTIYDEHNPKLATLIAAAQEHGLEFELLRGDEARSRYPEQVIRDTDVTVFDPGGGYLRSERAVTAALVEAARLGAEFLGSRTAHSVEAYGDRYLVRTDHEEIIASRVVISPGNGARAVCRELGVHLSVLPQVLTWFPAVDPSRLRSHMPVFLRRAEEDGRPDQARFYGFPTADGWTMKVVGSVYMDEAVSMETPPTWDPGFLDSIRAWVREFLPGLIPDPVRVATCADGHSPDATGLFGTVPGMDGVVAAAGFSGHGFKMASALGAIATDLVLTGTTATDVEFMNPARFLGPDARLTSLALS